The genome window ACGTAGGTAGGATTATTGGGAGATCGCTCAGGTCCACCGCGGTCCCCTGAGGAGTAGACAAAGCGCTGGGCACCATGCTGTACAGCAGCATTGATGACGGCTTTGCCTTGCCGgtcttctgcttctgaatTGATTTGAACGCTGTACACGCCCCAAACTGGACCAGCTTTTGCGAAAATTGCCCCCACATTGTTCAAATCACCCTCAATAACAGATACATTGGGATTGGCCGCAAGAGTTTGAGCTTTACGAGTGGTAGCGTCGCGGGTGACTGCGATGATATGGAAGGGAGAGTCAGGCGAGTTGGAGAGGATGTTGTCAATGACAGCACCACCTTGCTTGCCTGTGGCGCCAAAGATCAAAAAGGTCTTTTGTGTATTAGGGGCCGACATCTTGATTTTTAGAATAGGATGAAGCTTGAAGCTTGAATGTTTTATGATTGTAGGTaggatgctgagaagaatcGATTGACTGTTCAGATGAGAATAATGTTCAAGCTCGCGGAAacatttatatttatatagtgCAACTATTCGAATTCTCTTCCGCTTTAACGGCGTCCGGACTGACATTTCTACATACAAAGACTGAGACGGAGCAATTAAATTATCTTGAAGCTCACAGCTGAAAGATCGCTGTGCGAGTGCGAAAAGATTGAGGCCCCTCAGGCGGAGCAAGGCTTAGCTTGAGGAGTGCTAGAACGTTTCAAGTTAGACTTGCTCTCGAATTTCCTCTTTCGAGCTAGCAAGCGAATGCGAGCCGGCTAGTTTATTCGCCCATTTATCGTGACGATGCTGTTTTGTATTATCTTTCCCGACTACGAAGTTTGAAGGTTTCCTTACAATACTGACATGTTTGAACAAATGATCTCTGTGACGTACCTCTTAATTCTATACGAGAAGAAGTAACGCACGAATAAATCTCTTATTACACACTTCTCTAAAAAGCTGAGTCTAGCTCTCTCGCGTCAACTAGTGACAAAGAATCACAAACCAACCGCCCAATCTATCCCCTAGTCATCATCACTATAATAGTGGTTCACAACCGGAGGCTTAGCACCAGTACCGTACGCACTACCACCATAGTTAAGATAACCCTGCGAGTAAGGCAGAGCAGGGAACTTGCCCTTGATCTCTTGTGCATCGCCAAACACCCAAACTGTCGCCATACCCATGACCTGATGCTGAAGAATATGGCAATGCATCATCCAAGCTCCGATGTTCTCTTCAGTGATCTTGATTCTCCACGCTCTCCAACCAGCTGTATGGTGAGGTACGCCCTTGGTAGCATACCGATACAGATTAGTCGAGTCTCGAAGAACAGGCGTGAAGTTCTTGAAGTGCTTCTCGTTCTCATGCGCATCGTAAGTGCCGTTTCCTGAGCCTAGATCATAGACATGATAGCCGTGAACATGCATCGGGTGAAAGTCCCAGCCTCCTGTAGGACCGTTGTTGTTCTGCCACACAATATCCAAGACTTCGCCGACCTTGGCTGGGAAGGCTTTTGTGTTGGGGTCAAAACCGCCGTGCTCTAGAGCAAGGGTGTAGTTGGGTGTCTGGCCGGTTTCGTAGACTTGGATGAGATATGGGACTTGGTTGTGATCTGCTTGGACACTTTCCTTCCATGGGAGACCATTTTGACTAGAGGATTGATCAGTAAGATACAGGGAGAGATGTAAGATGGTACTCACGCCCAGGCAACTGTGCCGTTCAGTGTACCATTCTCATATTGTCCAGTGGTCAGGACCTGATTGATCTGAATGGTCACCGTCCTGGTAACCTCGCTCAAACGTGGGAATGCCTTGTTGTTGTACTCCGAAAGCCCCTGGAGCTTGTACTCAAGGTAGTCGTAAGTGTTGTTGGGTAAGACAACCGGTGAGGAGGGTGGCAGAGTCCTTGGGAGCTTTGGTCCCTTGGGACATTTGTACCTCAGGATAGCGTAACCACTGATCTGCTTAGGTCGATCACGACTCTCATATCGTACCCAAAACTGTGAATCGTCACCATGGCAAACTTCCTTGGCAgacttggtcttgaggagATAGCTGAAGCGCTGACCGGACGAAACTTGAACGTGATCCACCTTGGCGGACTTAGTATATGAGCCATCTGCTTCAATGACTGTCAGCTTCTCGTGCCCATCAATTCCAAGCTTGATCATCGACAAAGCAGTTGCGCCAATGAATCGCATGCGGTAAGTCTTCCCGGGATCGACTTCAATGACATGAGGCGTGCAGCTAATGTCAGAAGCAGTATCGAAGCTCTGGTTTCCCGAATTGCCGTTGATGGTAATCGCTTGAGGCTCCCCAGACCACTTAAACGGATCTCCGAGAAGGCCTGCCTCAATGGTCTCATCTGACGCATCATAGTTATCTGCGACGATGAGCGCAAGATCTCCATCGTACTTGTATTCGGGCTTATTCGCATCCTTGACGATCAGGACTCCATGCGCCGTCAAGCTCTGCAGCCCAACGTGCGAGTGGTAAAAGTACGTTCCAGCATCGCCACGCTGAGGCCGGACTTCATAATCGAAGAAGTTATTCGCGGGAATGGGCCATTGGCTGACAAGAGGTGTACCGTCGGAAAAGGGTGC of Fusarium musae strain F31 chromosome 5, whole genome shotgun sequence contains these proteins:
- the AURL2 gene encoding Multicopper oxidase aurL2 (CAZy:AA1), encoding MMFNILAVLPLLALAAAKCKVHDQTFTPDYVLEATLEDIKVNCKSRQSVVFNGTFPGPTLHLKEEQTVWIRVYNRVPDQNLTVRQHWHGISQRAAPFSDGTPLVSQWPIPANNFFDYEVRPQRGDAGTYFYHSHVGLQSLTAHGVLIVKDANKPEYKYDGDLALIVADNYDASDETIEAGLLGDPFKWSGEPQAITINGNSGNQSFDTASDISCTPHVIEVDPGKTYRMRFIGATALSMIKLGIDGHEKLTVIEADGSYTKSAKVDHVQVSSGQRFSYLLKTKSAKEVCHGDDSQFWVRYESRDRPKQISGYAILRYKCPKGPKLPRTLPPSSPVVLPNNTYDYLEYKLQGLSEYNNKAFPRLSEVTRTVTIQINQVLTTGQYENGTLNGTVAWAQNGLPWKESVQADHNQVPYLIQVYETGQTPNYTLALEHGGFDPNTKAFPAKVGEVLDIVWQNNNGPTGGWDFHPMHVHGYHVYDLGSGNGTYDAHENEKHFKNFTPVLRDSTNLYRYATKGVPHHTAGWRAWRIKITEENIGAWMMHCHILQHQVMGMATVWVFGDAQEIKGKFPALPYSQGYLNYGGSAYGTGAKPPVVNHYYSDDD